CTCTCATCTTACGGATGATGGGAAGAAAATTATGAACTTCCGACAAGAGGCTGGCAGGATAGATGAGGCAAACTCAATGAGATTTTCACATAATTGTTTCTTCTTGGGTCAAGAAGATTGCACAGCTAGCCGCTGAAGATGCTCAAAGAAAACTTGAAGGCTCACATCATCTGTAAAGATCACGTCTGATCCAGCTGCCATTTCATTTGCATTATTGTATGTGGCAGATGGATTCAACTTTGCCAAAAGGAACCTTGCCTGTCCAGCATGAGTGAAATGATGTTATTACTTAATGACGAACTTACAATCGATCCTCTGCTTCCAATAGGCATGTGAACGCTCACCAAGGCAACAATATTTAAATAGAAATAATCCTTTACCTGGGAACCATGCTGATCACACACTACCAGTCTTGGAACAGGAAATCTCTCACGGATGATTGCTTGGGCCTCATCATGGGGAACTTGCAAGAGTTGTGCAAATGcctgaaaagagagggaaaaagAATACGTATTTTTGTTTTACAAACAGATTATGAAAATACAGCATGCTAGTACAGCACAAATTCTGCATGCTTGAGGATTTCCGAGTCTTCCTCTTTCATCATGAAGCTACCacaaagaatttaaaaaaacatcACTAGATGAGAGAAAAACGTGAGACATACCTGGTGCTCAGGCTGTTCCTGGTATCCCATGTTTCTCCATTGAGCTATTGTCATTCCATGGAATATTACTACACTAAAATAAGCATCCAACAAGAGAATGCGATCAGCTGCAATGGATGCCACATCCAACAAAGCAGGGAAAGGCAGTGAATTGAATGAAAATGCTGTTAGTGTTGGCTGAATCATGACAGCAGCATTGCTTATGCCCTCCCGATTGAGCAACATGCGGAAATATGCTGTCTCATCTGGACTATTATTGAACACCTGTGACACACATACTTAAGTGAGAAATGAGAACATGTACATCCATGACATCAATTTGGTATGTCATTGACACTGAGATAAGAAAGAACATGCTGAGCTATATTACTTGTAAGAACTGGGATCGCCGTAAATGAAACATGAACTGAGGGAACAATGAAAAAGAGGGATTCAAAGTGAATGAGCTGGGTTCATCCTTCCGATAATCACCAAACTTGGAGCACAGACGAATGAGATTACGATCTAGCCACCTTGTGGCATCAAAATCTTCCTGAAATCAGTTAGCCGGGATTTATCAATAGATCAAAAAATGAGAAGTGGGAAATTATGAAGTTCAAGCACAAGATGATAAGTGAATGTAATATTCACCACAATTCATGTTTTATGGACTAATTCTTCCCTACTTCAAGCATACTCAACTGACCTTGTTACTTCACTATTTACCAAGCATGACAAGCTTACCCCCTGAGTACTGTAAAAATTTAAGCAGAATTAAATACTAGTCTAGAAAAGTTACCTCCATCTCCATTTTGTAAGAAGCTAATCTAGCCACTACAACTGCGGCAGTCTCTTGATCAAATCCTTGCACCAATTCCTGGAGAAAAACAGATTTCTTGCAGTGTCAGGATCAACAAACACTCGTATGCTCTCCAAAAAGTTCAAACAATGAGATAAAATTTCTCAACAAACTTCTTTCAAAAAGATGAGATAAAATTCCTCAACTACTTGAAACAAGAGCAAATCCAAACCAGACATTCTCGTTCGACGAGGTACCCTTTGCAGAGGACTTCAACAGATATAAAAAGATACTTTCACAGCATCATATTGAAATAGGCTGAATAATGTGGTCTCTCTCTATCTCTTAAGTTTTCTTTCTATGTTTTCTTATTTGTGGGGCCCAAGGGATTAAGGTTAACCAAATTCTTTTTTGATGAAAGGATAACCAAATTCTTCTTTTGTCCTTTAGGAAAAAACTTCCTCAAAAAGCACAACTCAGAAGATTACCAGAAATCAGcaataaaattgaaagacaaGTAACATTACTCTATGCTTGCGGAAAGATACATTTGAATTTGGAGTGATACAGAAGAGAACAACGAAGTTAATTATGTAACAAATGATACTTCTAATTCAAACTTTTAGTGCCATACCTCATTACTAACAGCAGCATCAACCCATCTTCTAGTAACGGTGGTGACTCGTAGTTTTGTTTGGCCATCAGGGCTCTGGTAACTGCATTTACATCAAAGCTGGCAAATTTTAGATGTATAGTAACTCCTTTTTTCCTCTATCTAGAGTTGTTCAAGAAGGAAAACAGTGTAACAATCCATTAACAAAATTTCagcttaaaatatttattaaaaagaacaCTAAAGGATAAGAAAGAAATAGAGGTGAATGTTTCTAGGGTCCCAAGTACCTCGTGAGAAACTGTATGTACAATTGTGGATTTATATTGCCTGAAGGGTCTGATTTTTCACTAGATGATACATCAAAGAAAACAGTTAAGCAAGTGTTTTTGTCGAGACCACACAGCTTCCAAGCTGTAGTATTCCCCTCACCGGTGACCGTGCTGGAAACAGCAGGTCCTTTCTGCATTGCACCAAATGATCAATGTCAACTGTCAAAACTGTAACTGAAAGAGTTAACTTTTCTTTTGCAGGGGAACAAGTTCCCGGAATAGAACTTAACTGTGCAGCTTTAGGTAAAAATTCTCGCTACTGATAATATGTAAAAGTCAAGTGAACCAACCTTATCTAAAGATGTGCATGGTCCAATTATCCCTTGAATTTTAATATCCTTGGAACAGTTGATCTCTAATGTACCACTGAAATAATTTAATGGAtcaaaatcatttaattaaaaataaaatgcaagTAGCAGTAGAGAGTCAGAATCCTACTTCACGTCATTATGCAGCCAATATTTATGCTGCACAAACTACAACTAATATGAATTCAAATACATACTTCTTGTAAAACTACAATTCATGAGAATCACTTCCCTAACAAAAGTACCCAACTTACCAAGGTATATCCTTTTTATGTTGAGGATAAATGTGGAGAGGGAAAGTGTTTCAGGGTTTTTTACTTTATCATTGTGGAGAATGAGAACTTTTATGAATTTAAGTAGAAGAAAAGTCAAGTACACATTGAAAACACCACAAAACGCATACCAAAACTTTCTCTCTAAGGTCTAACCACTATGTCCAGTCCCATAAGAGCTAACCTAACTAAATCGATCAACTAGAGTGTGAGGACTTCAACTGGTTGTTCTCACGCTGCCCTTCTATGAAACTAAAAGACAACCAAATAGAGTGtgcaattttcaaaaattcaatcaattaatCGACTACTatcaatcaaaaaataattgggATATATGATTATCTTCTGCTCTATTGGGGCATATTTCATTCTAACACTAGCATGTAATTTGTCTTTGAATTCGAGAATTCTCTACAATCTTAAAGTTCTCCAAATCTCACAGTTGTCTCTGCCAGGACCCACTATAAGTGCAACAATAACTCTCAACTAGTTGGTATTGACTATACGGATCCTTGCTTCATCTGCACTCAACTTTTAGCTAAGTCTACATCAAGTCCTGTCTTTTGAGATATTACGCTATCTAGCCAAAGGATGAGCAATCTAGTTACCAGTATAATGGAAAATGAGTAACACCCACAACCTATCTAAATTGTAGTGTCAATCCATATCTATTGAGCCTCCCTCCTCCCAGTTTCAGTGATATCTTCTTCTTATTCCTGATTGTAGCTAGGGATCCATTCCTATAATGACTTCCATGTTTCAGGCAAACACCTTTTTATAATTAAGAGAGCTGGACATAAAGCTTTCATTCAGCTAACATCAAgctttaactttataattaggTACCAAGTACCAACAcgttattttttcaatttttccacTAAAATCGTCAATAGATATGAACTGCATTTATTAAAGAACTGATTCTACTTTTTCAGATTAAGAAATGATGTGTGAACTGAATttgattatgatgaatttctATCAAGACCACCAATTTTACTCATAAGTAAGTTGGACATATAACTTTAGTTTGATAATCAGGTACCATCTTGtcagttctttcaattttttcattgaaTTCTACTGTACTAGATATGCAAGGCCTCTATAACAAGGCTCATCCTTTTTATTCGCAATTACAAATATGTTGAGTACTTTAACCCATTCTCTACAGTTATCAACATAAATACCCCTCACTGGTATACAGCTTGGACCccagaaaataaaaacaacctCCAGACAAGTATATCTTATATCATAGATACTTTTTGCTTTAGTGCGTCTTGCTAGAAAAAGTCCCAGACACAAAGTTAAAATTGGTTCCACATTCAAAACAACAATACTGAAAACATAGCAAATTAGTGTCCTTTGCAAATGAGACAGAGCAGAATAATATCTCGAGAAGCTTACTTGAAGGACAGCCCAAGAGACTGTTCACCATCTTCAAAGATTTGCTTGAAAGAATCTTTGAAAACAGAATGACCAAAGCTTTCGGCTAGAACAACTAATCCTCCTGTTTTTTCAATAGCTACTTTCATCTCAGCAACCCCAACCTGAAACACAAAATTATTAGTACAAAACCAACCATGACATCATCTGCTGCAAATTCACCGGCAGCATTAATCAGTCTAAATTAACATCTAACTTGACATGAATAACACATCGATGTGCAGTTAATTAAAAGTACACATGATGGAACTGAACACACTAAGAGTAAATATCACACACCAAGCATATGATGCttatattttgtaacatttGCTCAATCAGCTAATAAAAATACACGCAAGTCGTAGCTTTTAAGAATCCAGCATAATTGTAAAAAAGATGCCAGGATCAAATGGATGATTAGTAACTAGTGAAACACTATCAGGTTCATTTAAATGATTCAATGACACAAAACACACATGTCACCATGCCAAAGAACTGCACAGACAAACCTGATCAAGTGCTGAAGCAAACACATCCAAGACGTGACCTTGACTAACAAGCTGTTTTGCGAGTTCCTCATAGAAATGGACAGCCTTTTTGAAAAAAGGTGCTGCATCCTTGTGAAGATCCTTATGAGAACGAACTGGTTCTGATAGATCTTTCGACACAATCTGCAAAAAACCAAGGAGATTAgtcaaagaaaaggaaaagccATTTAGATACATCAGTAGTAAGGATTTGATTTACACAGGCAATTAATGTTGATAGAgacaaaaaaaggaaacaatTGGTTTTCATCATTAAGGATCTAATTAAGTGTCAGTCTCGTGAAGATGCGGGTAACTGTATTCCTGACTCAAATATGTTTCGACAATATGGCTTTTAGCCTCAAAATTTCATGAGCCTTGGGAGAAGGTAAAAAGAGCAGTGAGcaaccatttttttttaaataactgTGATGTTTGAGCCAGCTTGGacgcacctcgactaattccacggGGTAGTTGCTACCTCCCATCAGCACAAGTACCCATCAGCACAAGTACCAAGTAACTCTATCTACCAAGGTTTGGATAGATGGGAAGAAACCACCTACTGTTTTTATTACTCGGCTATGAATTGAACCTGAGACTTCATGGTTGTCAatccacttcattgaccactaggccacAGACGTGGGTGTGCGAGTGACTATATTAATGATAAGACAAAATAAGCAACGAGGTTCATTAAGGAAAGTGAATTCCGAGAGTTTTCAATACTTCCCGAGAATCTCCAAGTGTATCACGGCATTCATATGCAATGGAGAAACAGAAGAGTTTGCCTAGTGTATTCACCTTGATGAAAACTATGAGTGGTTTTGGTAGGGaggaaaaaaattcattaaaaatgttttccaagttTCACCATAAGAGAAAAACATTTCGGAGCATCTTTTAGTATTTGTTAAGGCATAAATATGGGTACATTAATCGTGCAAAGTAATTGCTAAGAGTAGTGCTCTAGTGATCTTTTGAGCATTTAAGGTAGATAATAATGCTAAGTGTTAATTGAAGCAAGTAAGGAGGAGTAGAAGTTAAGATATTTGTGAAGGAAAGCAAGAGCAGTCCAGTTCTCcattttgatgaaaattattGTTCTTCCAGAAATTATTCCCCACAATTCGAAGTAGCTAACACTCGTTGTAGTACCAGACACACTATAAATAGACATTCAAACCATAATTAGAACTCTGCAACCATGAAAAACTCAACCTTATCGTAAGCATCACCTCAAACAAACAGAACCTTTTCATCCTTGGGTTGGGGAGACAGGTAATTTTGAGAGTGTGATGTGACGAGCTAAAGAAAACAGTGAAAACACATAGTAAGGCTCACCGTCCCAGGTCCCTCTGTGCATGGACCGCCCACTAAGGCCATGATCCGAGCACCAGTACCAGCCACACAAGCTCCAAGCAATCCAGCTGCTACACTCAAAGCAACACCAGTGCAACGTAATGCTCTATTCCCCTGTGGGACTGGCCATTGATCCGTGCTCAATTCATCTAACAACTACAAAAATATGAACGAAATACAAGTCAACACAAAAATCACTAAGCTAGATTGCTACATcaattaaaaagataattattatCAACTGAAACCGACAGAATTCAAGGTATATTCACACTCCGAAGCAGGCAATAAAAATCTAGCAACACCAAGATTAGGAACCCCAGTTGGTCCACCACCCTTCTGCATCCCGGGGGCACCACCAGTCCGTCTTCCACCCGCAGTACCAAGCCCCAATTGATCCAAAACTTGATCTTTTGACAACTCCTTCGATCCCCGAAAAACATACACCTTAGACATATCTGCAAACCCCAACTCATGCACCTGAACCTGCGTCCCATATGATATAAACCCCACCATAGCATTATCCGGCAACATATCAATCGCCCTTTTCAAGGCCGATTTGGCAAACTCCAACTCCTCTTCCAACATACAAGTatccaaaacaaacaaataaatcgGTGAAACAGAAGATTCCGGTAAAGGGTTTTGTGGGTTAGGATTAAAACTCTGTGGGGTTTGAGAAGGAAGCGTATATTGAATCGTAGTGAATTGAGGGTAAAGCTCTCCAGGTACATTAGTTTCAGATATACCGGAATAATGTTGAGGGAAATGGTTACGCTGGAAACAAAAAGGGCAGATCCAGATTAAGGCTTGGAAATCAACACGAGCAAAAGGGTTGAGAACAGCGGTACATGTTTTACATCGGAGAGGTACATAAGGAAGTGTAGGAAGAT
The window above is part of the Solanum pennellii chromosome 5, SPENNV200 genome. Proteins encoded here:
- the LOC107020384 gene encoding protein transport protein SEC23-like, which gives rise to MATEMAQPDAEGIDGVRMTWNAWPRTKVEASKCVIPIASSIHLIRPHTDLPTLPYVPLRCKTCTAVLNPFARVDFQALIWICPFCFQRNHFPQHYSGISETNVPGELYPQFTTIQYTLPSQTPQSFNPNPQNPLPESSVSPIYLFVLDTCMLEEELEFAKSALKRAIDMLPDNAMVGFISYGTQVQVHELGFADMSKVYVFRGSKELSKDQVLDQLGLGTAGGRRTGGAPGMQKGGGPTGVPNLGVARFLLPASECEYTLNSLLDELSTDQWPVPQGNRALRCTGVALSVAAGLLGACVAGTGARIMALVGGPCTEGPGTIVSKDLSEPVRSHKDLHKDAAPFFKKAVHFYEELAKQLVSQGHVLDVFASALDQVGVAEMKVAIEKTGGLVVLAESFGHSVFKDSFKQIFEDGEQSLGLSFNGTLEINCSKDIKIQGIIGPCTSLDKKGPAVSSTVTGEGNTTAWKLCGLDKNTCLTVFFDVSSSEKSDPSGNINPQLYIQFLTSYQSPDGQTKLRVTTVTRRWVDAAVSNEELVQGFDQETAAVVVARLASYKMEMEEDFDATRWLDRNLIRLCSKFGDYRKDEPSSFTLNPSFSLFPQFMFHLRRSQFLQVFNNSPDETAYFRMLLNREGISNAAVMIQPTLTAFSFNSLPFPALLDVASIAADRILLLDAYFSVVIFHGMTIAQWRNMGYQEQPEHQAFAQLLQVPHDEAQAIIRERFPVPRLVVCDQHGSQARFLLAKLNPSATYNNANEMAAGSDVIFTDDVSLQVFFEHLQRLAVQSS